The Centroberyx gerrardi isolate f3 chromosome 12, fCenGer3.hap1.cur.20231027, whole genome shotgun sequence genome has a window encoding:
- the LOC139918963 gene encoding uncharacterized protein LOC139918963, giving the protein MKVLVVLALAIFTGSHASLFYADEPKSQLDVWTDAVWDYASGAARAAEDTLEVINKTPFGQQVSDHLRNVFFWTDKYVTTLQRKLPPIPPMAQDLMTKISRRAHMLIESLTQELRAASDKLEPYIDELRSQVQQRVDTEALKTTLMQKSEQLKSSLDQSVMELLQPYTEDLRQKVDQHLKDFQDSVVPMAEKVQAELDNRATQAKELVAPYAKDLQEKLDPYVQDLQAQLTTLYQSFTNGN; this is encoded by the exons ATGAAGGTCCTTGTTGTGCTCGCCCTAGCCATTTTCACTG GCTCTCATGCCAGTCTCTTCTATGCTGATGAGCCCAAGTCACAGCTGGATGTGTGGACTGATGCCGTCTGGGACTACGCCAGCGGGGCAGCCCGGGCAGCTGAAGACACCCTTGAGGTGATCAACAAGACTCCGTTTGGGCAGCAAGTCTC TGACCATCTGAGAAACGTTTTTTTCTGGACTGACAAATATGTAACCACCCTGCAGAGGAAGCTTCCCCCCATTCCCCCAATGGCCCAGGACCTGATGACCAAGATCAGCAGAAGGGCTCACATGCTGATAGAGAGTCTGACCCAGGAACTGAGAGCTGCTAGCGACAAGCTGGAGCCCTACATTGATGAGTTGAGGTCCCAGGTCCAGCAGCGGGTGGACACTGAGGCCCTGAAGACCACCCTGATGCAGAAGAGCGAGCAGCTGAAGAGCAGCCTGGATCAGAGTGtcatggagctgctgcagcccTACACAGAGGACCTGAGGCAGAAAGTGGACCAGCACCTGAAGGACTTCCAGGACAGTGTAGTCCCCATGGCTGAGAAGGTCCAGGCTGAGCTGGATAACAGAGCCACACAGGCCAAAGAGCTGGTGGCCCCCTACGCTAAGGACCTGCAGGAAAAGCTGGACCCCTATGTCCAGGACCTCCAGGCCCAGCTCACCACGCTCTACCAGTCCTTTACCAATGGCAACTAA
- the apoeb gene encoding apolipoprotein Eb: MKAVALILALAVVTGCNARVVRQADATPNHWEETVDRFWQYVSELNKQADGVVENLKASQLSRELDTLITDTMAELTVYRDDIQSKLSPYAQDTAGQLSQDLQLLASRLQTDMLDAKERSTQYLGELKSMVEQNTDDVNNRVNAYTRKLKKRLNKDTEEIRNTVATYLGELQSRTSQNLETVKEQVEPYVSKAHETAAEKLSSFTALLQGQTEGLGQQLETQAEGLKGQLESTAKELRTSLEGKIDELSDLISPYAAQIREQIQNIMDKVKETAAAA; the protein is encoded by the exons ATGAAGGCTGTAGCTCTGATCCTCGCTCTGGCAGTCGTCACTG GCTGCAACGCCCGCGTTGTGCGCCAGGCTGATGCCACCCCAAACCACTGGGAGGAGACTGTGGATCGTTTCTGGCAGTATGTGTCTGAGCTGAACAAACAAGCTGATGGAGTGGTGGAGAACCTCAAGGCCTCTCAGCTCAGCAGGGAGCTAGA CACCCTCATCACTGACACCATGGCAGAGCTGACTGTATACAGAGATGACATCCAGTCCAAGCTCAGCCCCTATGCCCAGGACACCGCCGGCCAGCTGTCCCAGGACCTGCAGCTCCTGGCCAGCAGACTGCAGACCGACATGCTGGACGCCAAGGAGCGCAGCACCCAGTATCTGGGCGAGCTCAAGAGCATGGTGGAGCAGAACACCGATGATGTTAACAACCGCGTCAACGCCTACACCCGCAAGCTGAAGAAGCGCCTGAACAAGGACACCGAGGAGATTCGCAA CACCGTGGCTACCTACCTGGGTGAGCTCCAGTCCCGCACCTCCCAGAACCTGGAGACGGTCAAGGAGCAGGTGGAGCCCTACGTCAGCAAAGCCCATGAGACCGCCGCCGAGAAGCTGAGCAGCTTCACGGCTCTGCTGCAGGGTCAGACCGAGGGCCTGGGCCAGCAGCTGGAGACCCAGGCAGAGGGCCTGAAGGGCCAGCTGGAGTCCACCGCCAAGGAACTGCGCACCTCCCTGGAGGGCAAGATCGATGAGCTGAGCGACTTGATCTCCCCCTATGCCGCCCAGATCCGTGAGCAGATTCAGAACATCATGGACAAGGTCAAGGAGACCGCCGCTGCCGCCTAA
- the apoc1 gene encoding apolipoprotein C-I, with product MKLYLAVVVLVLALAAHTEAQEPETVEEKLANFGNQMTEMGKNLAEKTKTAFEDLHNSEFATNTRDWFQRQFDIVKAKIEDLSQKK from the exons ATGAAACTGTACCTTGCAGTTGTCGTGCTGGTGCTGGCTTTGGCCGCACACACCG AGGCTCAGGAGCCCGAGACTGTCGAGGAGAAGTTGGCCAATTTTGGTAACCAGATGACTGAGATGGGCAAGAACCTGGCTGAGAAGACCAAGACCGCCTTTGAAGATTTGCACAACAGCGAGTTTGCCACCAACACCAG GGACTGGTTCCAGCGGCAGTTTGACATTGTGAAAGCTAAGATTGAGGACCTGTCCCAAAAGAAGTGA